The proteins below are encoded in one region of Microbacterium pygmaeum:
- a CDS encoding beta-galactosidase has protein sequence MTRPSPAAPFPGVGDGVVASTTRALTRDGAPIFPVSGEIHYSRVPSRHWDDVLGRACAGGLTHVSSYVIWTHHEPVQGAPSFDADLDLRRFVDRARSLGLEIILRIGPYAHAEVRHGGLPDWLVHSGIPVRTNDPRYLAEVERWYTALATQLTGVPLFAIQVDNELYDRPEHLSALRAIAERVGLTAPLWTATAWGGARLPAGVLPSYGGYSDSFWIEASDGRDERSLGNFQISPRRDDDGIGADHREGAAPGAEPSPAHPFATCELGVGMVAAYHRRPAVAASDVETLALAKLASGSVWQGYYMYADGRNPRRFVQEAQAVGAPNDFAELGYDFGAPLSVDGAPRESWFRLRRQHLFLQRWGPALADMPATFPDDAADHPDTTRLRWSTRSDGSSGFVFVVNHQPHTEMPDHTGVTFTIERPDGILRFPAVDIPSGAAFVWPFGLPIGAQPGAVVLAWATAQPTTEVLWGGLPLLVLTETNGIPFAFETDAEASAVEGEGPGRWWELRRAGATLARMLVLSDAEGLSLDVVDGRLVFDGQPTVAETSISSWRLARQAGPPPPGPVSAGGRAAVPLDWSEAAIIDLELTETTGTVVIDWIGDVARAWDGDRLVSDALWNGREWRITAPERAGATSLRVEVLPAPPAAPVSFGVAPSPGAAVVAVRLARADGAPRV, from the coding sequence GTGACGCGGCCGTCTCCCGCCGCGCCGTTCCCGGGCGTCGGCGACGGAGTGGTCGCGTCCACCACGCGCGCGCTCACCCGCGACGGCGCCCCGATCTTCCCGGTGTCGGGTGAGATCCACTACAGCCGGGTGCCGAGCCGGCACTGGGACGACGTGCTCGGGCGCGCCTGCGCGGGTGGTCTGACGCACGTGTCCAGCTACGTCATCTGGACGCACCACGAGCCGGTCCAGGGTGCGCCGTCGTTCGACGCGGACCTCGACCTCAGACGGTTCGTCGACCGTGCCCGCTCGCTCGGACTGGAGATCATCCTGCGCATCGGGCCCTACGCCCACGCGGAGGTGCGTCACGGCGGGCTTCCCGACTGGCTCGTGCACTCCGGCATCCCGGTGCGCACCAACGATCCCCGCTACCTCGCCGAGGTCGAACGCTGGTACACCGCGCTCGCGACGCAGCTCACCGGAGTGCCGCTCTTCGCGATCCAGGTCGACAACGAGCTCTACGACAGACCTGAGCACCTGTCGGCGCTGCGGGCGATCGCGGAGCGCGTGGGGCTCACGGCGCCGCTGTGGACGGCGACCGCATGGGGAGGTGCTCGCCTGCCGGCGGGCGTGCTGCCTTCGTACGGCGGCTACTCGGACTCCTTCTGGATCGAGGCATCCGACGGGCGGGACGAACGCAGTCTCGGCAACTTCCAGATCTCGCCTCGGCGCGACGACGACGGCATCGGCGCCGACCACCGCGAGGGTGCAGCGCCCGGTGCGGAGCCGTCGCCGGCGCACCCGTTCGCCACCTGCGAGTTGGGCGTCGGCATGGTGGCGGCCTACCACCGCCGACCGGCGGTGGCGGCATCCGATGTGGAGACCCTCGCACTGGCCAAGCTCGCCTCCGGAAGCGTGTGGCAGGGGTACTACATGTACGCCGACGGCCGGAATCCCCGGCGCTTCGTGCAGGAGGCGCAGGCCGTAGGCGCGCCGAACGACTTCGCCGAGCTCGGCTACGACTTCGGGGCACCGCTGAGTGTGGACGGCGCACCGCGCGAGAGCTGGTTCCGGTTGCGTCGGCAGCATCTGTTCCTGCAGCGCTGGGGACCAGCGTTGGCCGACATGCCCGCGACGTTCCCCGACGACGCCGCGGATCATCCCGACACGACCAGGCTGCGCTGGTCGACACGCTCGGACGGGTCGTCCGGTTTCGTATTCGTCGTGAACCACCAGCCGCACACCGAGATGCCGGATCATACGGGTGTCACGTTCACGATCGAGCGTCCGGATGGGATCCTGCGCTTCCCCGCCGTCGACATCCCCTCCGGGGCGGCGTTCGTCTGGCCGTTCGGTCTTCCGATCGGCGCGCAGCCGGGAGCGGTGGTCCTCGCCTGGGCGACGGCGCAGCCGACGACCGAAGTCCTCTGGGGCGGGCTGCCGCTCCTGGTGCTGACCGAGACCAATGGGATCCCCTTCGCGTTCGAGACCGACGCCGAGGCATCGGCGGTCGAGGGTGAGGGGCCGGGGCGATGGTGGGAACTGCGCCGCGCGGGAGCGACCCTGGCGCGGATGCTGGTGCTCAGCGACGCCGAGGGGCTGTCGCTCGACGTCGTCGACGGCCGGCTCGTCTTCGACGGGCAGCCGACCGTTGCGGAGACGTCGATCTCGTCGTGGCGCCTCGCTCGTCAGGCCGGTCCGCCGCCGCCGGGCCCGGTGAGCGCGGGCGGCCGGGCGGCTGTCCCGCTGGACTGGAGCGAGGCCGCCATCATCGACCTCGAGCTGACCGAGACGACGGGCACCGTCGTGATCGACTGGATCGGCGACGTCGCCCGCGCCTGGGACGGCGACCGCCTTGTCTCGGACGCGCTGTGGAACGGGCGGGAGTGGCGTATCACCGCGCCCGAGCGGGCGGGCGCGACGTCGTTGCGTGTCGAGGTCCTTCCGGCGCCGCCTGCGGCGCCCGTCTCCTTCGGCGTCGCGCCGTCGCCGGGTGCTGCCGTGGTCGCGGTGCGCCTGGCTCGAGCCGATGGGGCTCCCCGGGTCTGA
- a CDS encoding ABC transporter substrate-binding protein, whose protein sequence is MSTTARRSHGRAALLVAAGLTSALVLAGCSNAGGDAAPADDEPVEITFQSWVPNIDRAVDAFNESHEDVQVTLETITAGPDGGYAKMLSAVQAGNPADVVQLGYDAIPDFLINDALEDISAYTTDSADLFVPWQWETGVFGDGVYAVPQASGPLGQFYRKDIFDSLGIAYPETWADFYEAAKVIRASDPNRYIAAFAFNQAPWMIGLAQQGGANWFAAEGDAWSVDIDGEATMNVADFWQKLIDEDLVKIEADFSSEWNADIQSGNVVTWISGSWADAILRGTAPDTAGNWAVGAMPQWAAGEDVSATWAGGSASAVLKGSANPEAAAEFALWLNSDPESVSILTNIGAGWPAIADTSEIAVLQEDPEVFAFYGGQDIWDVFAESDAAVDTTWKWPPLSSTLFAALTDNVKAAVDTGTPLADAYAKTQTDMVAALEERGIAVN, encoded by the coding sequence ATGTCCACAACCGCACGGAGGAGTCACGGCAGAGCCGCGCTTCTGGTCGCCGCAGGTCTGACCTCGGCGCTCGTCCTTGCCGGCTGCAGCAACGCCGGCGGTGACGCCGCGCCCGCCGACGACGAGCCCGTCGAGATCACCTTCCAGTCCTGGGTCCCGAACATCGACCGCGCCGTCGACGCGTTCAACGAATCGCACGAAGACGTCCAGGTGACGCTCGAGACGATCACCGCAGGACCCGACGGCGGGTACGCCAAGATGCTCTCGGCCGTGCAGGCCGGCAACCCGGCCGATGTCGTTCAGCTCGGCTATGACGCGATTCCCGACTTCCTCATCAACGACGCGCTCGAGGACATCTCCGCCTACACGACCGACTCGGCCGACCTGTTCGTGCCGTGGCAGTGGGAGACGGGCGTCTTCGGCGACGGTGTCTACGCCGTCCCGCAGGCATCCGGTCCCCTCGGGCAGTTCTATCGGAAGGACATCTTCGATTCCCTCGGCATCGCGTACCCCGAGACCTGGGCGGACTTCTACGAGGCCGCGAAGGTCATCCGCGCCTCCGACCCGAATCGCTACATCGCCGCGTTCGCCTTCAACCAGGCGCCGTGGATGATCGGGCTCGCCCAGCAGGGCGGAGCGAACTGGTTCGCCGCCGAGGGTGACGCGTGGAGCGTCGACATCGACGGAGAGGCGACGATGAACGTGGCCGACTTCTGGCAGAAGCTCATCGACGAGGACCTGGTCAAGATCGAGGCCGACTTCTCCAGTGAATGGAACGCCGACATCCAGAGCGGCAACGTCGTCACCTGGATCTCGGGATCGTGGGCGGATGCCATCCTGCGCGGAACGGCCCCGGATACCGCGGGCAACTGGGCCGTCGGCGCCATGCCGCAGTGGGCAGCCGGTGAGGACGTCTCGGCGACCTGGGCAGGCGGCTCGGCCAGCGCCGTGCTGAAGGGTTCGGCCAATCCGGAGGCCGCCGCGGAGTTCGCGCTCTGGCTGAACTCGGATCCGGAGAGCGTCAGCATCCTCACCAACATCGGCGCCGGATGGCCGGCGATCGCCGACACGTCCGAGATCGCGGTGCTGCAAGAGGACCCCGAAGTGTTCGCGTTCTACGGCGGCCAGGACATCTGGGATGTCTTCGCCGAGTCGGATGCTGCGGTCGACACGACGTGGAAGTGGCCGCCGCTCTCCTCGACCCTGTTCGCCGCGCTGACCGACAACGTCAAGGCCGCCGTCGATACGGGCACGCCGCTCGCAGACGCCTACGCGAAGACGCAGACCGACATGGTCGCCGCCCTCGAGGAGCGGGGAATCGCGGTCAACTGA
- a CDS encoding carbohydrate ABC transporter permease: MTLAVKPRTRRRTPAALWVLVLPFVVMFVLFFVAPIVYAIVQSLFSTRSSGLGFGPPETTFVFFDNYARALTDPDFVTSLGRLVLFSVILVPLMVVTALGLALLLDSGKARWPKFFRVLYFAPYGVPGVVATLLWGFLYIPATSPILQVLSAVGIQFDPLSSGNVLFAIANIALWGFAGYNMVILVAALNAIPSELYEAARMDGASAWSTVWHIKLPLVRPSVILVTVFTIIGTLQLFVEPLVLRPLTTAISSTFTPNLAAYNQAFAQGNPNLAAAMAVIVAILGFVFSFGFLRIVNRKGNRAW, translated from the coding sequence GTGACCCTGGCTGTGAAACCTCGCACCCGTCGCCGCACCCCCGCGGCGCTGTGGGTGCTCGTGCTCCCCTTCGTCGTGATGTTCGTGCTCTTCTTCGTGGCACCCATCGTGTACGCGATCGTCCAGAGTCTGTTCTCCACCCGCAGCAGCGGGCTGGGCTTCGGTCCCCCCGAGACGACGTTCGTCTTCTTCGACAACTACGCTCGGGCGCTGACCGACCCGGATTTCGTCACGAGCCTCGGGCGTCTGGTGCTGTTCTCGGTGATCCTGGTGCCGCTCATGGTGGTCACCGCCCTGGGCCTGGCGCTTCTGCTGGATTCCGGCAAGGCCCGCTGGCCGAAGTTCTTCCGGGTCCTGTACTTCGCGCCGTACGGCGTGCCCGGTGTGGTCGCCACGCTCCTGTGGGGCTTCCTGTACATCCCCGCCACCAGCCCCATCCTCCAAGTCCTCTCTGCGGTCGGCATCCAATTCGATCCGCTCTCCAGCGGCAACGTGCTGTTCGCGATCGCGAACATCGCCCTGTGGGGGTTCGCCGGCTACAACATGGTGATCCTCGTCGCTGCGCTCAACGCCATCCCCTCCGAGCTGTACGAGGCGGCGCGGATGGACGGGGCTTCTGCGTGGTCGACGGTGTGGCACATCAAGCTCCCGCTCGTTCGCCCGTCGGTGATCCTCGTGACGGTCTTCACGATCATCGGCACCCTCCAGCTGTTCGTCGAGCCGCTCGTGCTCCGGCCGCTCACGACCGCGATCAGCTCGACCTTCACCCCCAATCTCGCCGCCTACAACCAGGCCTTCGCGCAGGGCAACCCGAACCTCGCGGCCGCGATGGCGGTGATCGTCGCAATCCTCGGATTCGTGTTCTCCTTCGGATTCCTGCGCATCGTGAACCGGAAGGGGAACCGGGCATGGTGA
- a CDS encoding carbohydrate ABC transporter permease: MVNRRPSADPIGTTAVTAVLAVAGVYFLLPLVWVIIAATKSPGDLFSTFGLWFSDSPQAWQNLVALFTQDGGAFLTWVGNSIIYSGVGALVATVISAACGYAIAKFPFRGREVLFSTILGGVLVPATVIALPLYFLLNTVGLTGSYWAVLLPSMVSPFGVYLARIHANASVPDEIIEAARLDGAGDIRIFGTIATRMMTPALVTIFLFQFVTIWNNYLLPLVMLNDTKTFPVTLGLTLWNSQTQRDPMFYSLVVTGSAVSAILLVALMIALQRFWRADLTAGATKG; encoded by the coding sequence ATGGTGAATCGACGGCCATCCGCCGACCCGATCGGCACCACCGCAGTCACGGCTGTCCTGGCGGTCGCAGGCGTGTACTTCCTCCTGCCCCTGGTGTGGGTCATCATCGCCGCGACCAAGTCGCCGGGCGACCTGTTCTCCACCTTCGGGCTGTGGTTCTCCGACTCGCCGCAGGCGTGGCAGAACCTGGTGGCCCTGTTCACCCAGGACGGCGGGGCCTTCCTCACGTGGGTCGGCAACAGCATCATCTACTCCGGTGTCGGCGCACTCGTGGCGACAGTGATCTCGGCCGCCTGCGGGTACGCCATCGCCAAGTTCCCGTTCCGCGGACGCGAGGTCCTCTTCTCCACGATCCTCGGCGGGGTCCTGGTGCCGGCGACCGTGATCGCCCTGCCGCTGTACTTCCTGCTCAACACGGTGGGTCTGACAGGTTCGTACTGGGCGGTGCTGCTTCCCAGCATGGTCAGCCCGTTCGGCGTGTACCTCGCGCGGATCCACGCCAACGCCAGCGTGCCCGACGAGATCATCGAGGCCGCCCGCCTCGACGGAGCCGGCGACATCCGGATCTTCGGCACGATCGCCACACGGATGATGACACCGGCCCTGGTGACGATCTTCCTGTTCCAGTTCGTCACCATCTGGAACAACTACCTGCTGCCGCTGGTCATGCTCAACGACACCAAGACCTTCCCGGTGACGCTGGGCCTGACGCTGTGGAACTCCCAGACCCAGCGCGATCCGATGTTCTATTCGCTCGTCGTGACGGGTTCGGCGGTCTCGGCGATCCTCCTGGTCGCACTCATGATCGCCCTCCAGCGCTTCTGGCGGGCCGACCTCACCGCGGGTGCCACGAAGGGCTGA
- a CDS encoding AraC family transcriptional regulator: MHRADGFVHERLNVVPRPLVEAALARPVTRRMIVTDAGYFPRADSHGRARPAGAPETIVIVCVSGSGWVDHDGSRTRVGSGGAIIIPGGVAHAYGASEHDPWTIWWAHVRGTDVPELVESAGIRRGELTLSLRSIDRITAQFDEIVSALERDTTPARLVATAGMAWRLFTLLAVDRILPEDGTPLERAMRYLEDRVDGRVQVAELAGLVGLSPSHLAALFRGATGGGVLAHHLSLKMARARRLLDTTDQTVAEIARQVGMDDPFYFSRQFRKLHGMSPTAYRDTRKG; the protein is encoded by the coding sequence ATGCATCGCGCCGACGGATTCGTGCACGAACGACTCAACGTGGTGCCGAGACCACTGGTCGAGGCGGCGCTCGCGCGACCCGTCACCCGGCGGATGATCGTGACGGATGCCGGATACTTCCCGCGCGCCGACAGTCATGGGCGCGCCCGCCCCGCCGGAGCGCCGGAGACCATCGTGATCGTGTGCGTCTCGGGATCGGGCTGGGTGGACCACGACGGGTCCCGCACCCGCGTCGGGTCGGGCGGCGCGATCATCATCCCCGGCGGAGTCGCCCACGCGTACGGGGCGAGCGAGCACGACCCCTGGACCATCTGGTGGGCTCACGTGCGCGGCACCGACGTCCCCGAACTGGTCGAGTCCGCCGGCATCCGGCGAGGAGAGCTCACCCTCTCGCTCCGCTCGATCGATCGCATCACCGCGCAATTCGACGAGATCGTCAGTGCGCTGGAGCGCGACACGACACCGGCTCGGCTCGTCGCGACCGCCGGAATGGCTTGGCGGCTGTTCACGCTCCTCGCGGTCGACCGCATCCTGCCCGAGGACGGCACACCGCTCGAGCGCGCGATGCGCTATCTGGAGGATCGCGTGGACGGACGCGTGCAGGTCGCCGAGCTGGCGGGACTGGTGGGTCTGTCGCCCTCCCACCTGGCGGCGCTCTTCCGCGGTGCGACGGGAGGGGGCGTGCTGGCACACCATCTGTCGCTCAAGATGGCGCGAGCCCGCCGGCTGCTCGATACCACCGACCAGACGGTCGCCGAGATCGCGCGGCAGGTCGGCATGGACGATCCGTTCTACTTCTCGCGCCAGTTCCGCAAGCTGCACGGGATGAGCCCGACCGCCTACCGCGACACACGCAAGGGCTGA
- a CDS encoding DUF5107 domain-containing protein yields the protein MPRDDDAPSRIQLPSAPPDQQSIIDAGGVACWCEPVTIDTYEPGDPDRYPLFLDRRVYQGSSGRVYPMPMIDAVSHEKRPHEWQAIHLENEYVRLLLLPEIGGRIHIGYDKVAGYDFFYRNNVIKPALVGLAGPWISGGVEFNWPQHHRPATFLPVDARIEREADGGVVVWHSDFDPLQRMRGVHGVRLRPGSSLIEADVRLHNRTDVPQTFLWWANVAARSHERYQSFFPDDVAYVADHARRAITAFPRADRPYYGVDYPALAGERPGADRIDISASIPVPTSYMITDTDDSFFGGYDHAADAGFVHWADRALSPGKKQWTWGTGAIGTAWDAQLTDDDGPYVELMAGVYTDNQPDFAWLAPGETKRFSQFWFPIHAIGAARQATTHAAIAVSPDGSSVGVIATTPVEATVKLRTADDEIIEWSGTLAPDRPFRHEVSAARVIAVDVRSGEVALVSWRERTHAAAEPWVATAPPAPAEIAGTDELFLTATHLDQYRHPTRSAVPYLREALGRDPGDIRAATALAAWLLRRGEYDEAGAQLEPAIERLTRRNLNPRDGEPLYLLGLVRERQGRVAEADAHFARAAWNIAWSAPANLARARLAMRAERFADALRLADIAGGIPEAHRVAVLALGALGKTTEARAMVVGLHRADPLDPATSALARTHGVAAARPLDPRTILDVAAEFARAGAFAEALAATAEPESASAAAFGNAEPLRRVLRSAWAGAIGDLDAAALELAELEVLPLDLAFPAGLDQFDALTAASAGGSPQVAALRGMWLLDAGREEDALAELTAATAAGIDDPVAWRNLAIAVMRTNRDADAADAAYAHALALRVDARLVFERDLLARMIGTPAAQRLSLLEQHAPVLAARDDLALVYAELLREVDRVDEAWSILSERVFRPFEGGEGMVIAAYDSVACTLARRHLAAGRPDRAIALLQEGLEAPANLGEGRHPAVPQAERLVLLGDALAATGDETAARDVWAAARAGTPLAVAARPAELADRWIGVAHVRLGEQSEAEAVWCRLEARAAELEHAKDEVDYFATSLPELLVFDTDTAAARAALAAALRVAAADERATQRAAERMDA from the coding sequence GTGCCCCGAGACGACGACGCCCCGAGCCGCATCCAGCTGCCTTCCGCGCCACCTGACCAGCAGTCGATCATCGATGCCGGTGGGGTTGCCTGCTGGTGCGAGCCGGTGACGATCGACACCTACGAGCCCGGCGACCCCGACCGCTACCCGCTGTTCCTCGATCGGCGGGTGTATCAGGGCTCGAGCGGCCGCGTGTACCCGATGCCGATGATCGACGCGGTCTCGCACGAGAAGCGCCCGCACGAGTGGCAGGCGATCCACCTCGAGAACGAGTACGTGCGCCTTCTGCTCCTGCCCGAGATCGGCGGTCGGATCCACATCGGATACGACAAGGTGGCCGGGTACGACTTCTTCTACCGCAACAACGTCATCAAGCCCGCCCTGGTCGGCCTCGCCGGGCCGTGGATCTCCGGGGGCGTGGAGTTCAACTGGCCGCAGCACCACCGCCCCGCAACGTTCCTGCCCGTCGACGCCCGGATCGAACGCGAAGCCGACGGGGGAGTCGTCGTCTGGCACAGCGACTTCGATCCCCTGCAGCGGATGCGCGGCGTGCACGGCGTGCGGCTGCGCCCGGGTTCATCTCTCATCGAGGCGGACGTGCGACTGCACAATCGCACCGATGTGCCGCAGACCTTCCTGTGGTGGGCCAACGTCGCGGCACGTTCGCACGAGCGGTACCAGTCGTTCTTCCCCGACGACGTGGCATACGTTGCCGACCACGCTCGACGCGCGATCACCGCCTTCCCGCGGGCCGACAGGCCGTACTACGGCGTGGACTATCCGGCGCTCGCGGGCGAGCGGCCGGGCGCCGACCGCATCGACATCTCCGCGAGCATCCCGGTGCCGACCTCGTACATGATCACCGATACCGACGACTCGTTCTTCGGCGGCTACGACCACGCGGCGGACGCCGGGTTCGTGCACTGGGCGGATCGCGCACTGTCGCCGGGCAAGAAGCAGTGGACGTGGGGCACCGGTGCGATCGGCACAGCCTGGGATGCGCAGCTGACCGACGACGACGGTCCGTACGTCGAGCTGATGGCGGGTGTCTACACCGACAATCAGCCGGACTTCGCGTGGCTGGCGCCGGGGGAGACGAAGCGATTCAGCCAGTTCTGGTTCCCGATCCATGCGATCGGTGCAGCCCGGCAGGCGACGACGCACGCCGCGATCGCCGTCTCGCCCGATGGCTCGAGCGTGGGTGTCATCGCGACGACGCCGGTCGAGGCGACCGTGAAGCTGCGCACCGCCGACGACGAGATCATCGAATGGTCCGGGACCCTCGCACCCGACCGGCCGTTCCGCCATGAGGTGAGCGCCGCACGGGTCATCGCCGTGGACGTACGCTCGGGCGAGGTCGCACTCGTCTCATGGCGCGAGCGCACGCATGCCGCTGCCGAGCCCTGGGTGGCCACCGCGCCCCCCGCGCCGGCCGAGATCGCGGGCACCGACGAGCTGTTCCTCACCGCGACGCACCTCGACCAGTACCGGCACCCGACGCGGTCCGCTGTCCCGTACCTCCGCGAGGCGCTCGGCCGCGACCCGGGCGACATCCGCGCGGCGACAGCGCTTGCGGCGTGGCTCCTCCGCCGCGGCGAGTACGACGAGGCGGGCGCGCAGCTCGAACCGGCGATCGAGCGGCTGACGCGCCGCAACCTCAATCCCCGCGACGGCGAGCCGCTCTACCTGTTGGGGCTCGTTCGCGAACGACAGGGAAGGGTCGCCGAGGCGGATGCGCACTTCGCGCGGGCCGCCTGGAACATCGCCTGGTCGGCGCCGGCGAACCTCGCCCGGGCCCGCCTCGCCATGCGCGCGGAGCGTTTCGCCGACGCACTGCGGCTCGCCGACATCGCGGGAGGGATCCCGGAGGCGCACCGGGTCGCGGTGCTCGCGCTGGGCGCGCTCGGCAAGACGACCGAAGCCCGCGCGATGGTGGTGGGTCTGCACCGGGCGGATCCACTGGACCCGGCGACGTCGGCGCTGGCTCGGACACACGGCGTCGCCGCCGCCAGGCCCCTGGATCCACGGACGATCCTCGACGTCGCCGCTGAGTTCGCCCGTGCCGGCGCGTTCGCCGAGGCGCTCGCCGCGACGGCCGAGCCGGAGTCGGCATCGGCTGCGGCGTTCGGCAATGCCGAACCGCTTCGCCGGGTGCTGCGGTCGGCCTGGGCCGGCGCCATCGGTGATCTGGATGCCGCTGCGCTCGAGCTCGCGGAGCTGGAGGTGCTGCCACTCGACCTCGCGTTCCCGGCCGGCCTCGACCAGTTCGACGCGCTGACGGCGGCGAGTGCCGGGGGGAGCCCGCAGGTCGCGGCTCTGCGAGGCATGTGGCTGCTGGATGCGGGGCGAGAGGAGGACGCGCTCGCCGAGCTGACCGCGGCGACGGCGGCCGGCATCGATGACCCCGTCGCGTGGCGGAACCTCGCGATCGCCGTCATGCGCACGAACCGTGACGCCGATGCCGCGGACGCCGCGTACGCGCACGCACTCGCGCTTCGCGTCGACGCGCGACTGGTCTTCGAGCGGGACCTGCTCGCCCGCATGATCGGCACGCCGGCGGCGCAGCGTCTGAGCCTTCTGGAACAGCACGCACCCGTGCTCGCCGCGCGTGACGACCTCGCACTCGTATACGCGGAGCTGCTGCGGGAGGTCGATCGCGTCGACGAGGCGTGGTCGATCCTGTCCGAGCGCGTCTTCCGGCCGTTCGAGGGCGGCGAGGGGATGGTCATCGCAGCCTACGACAGCGTGGCGTGCACGCTCGCCCGCCGGCACCTGGCCGCCGGCCGGCCAGACCGTGCCATCGCACTGCTGCAGGAGGGTCTCGAGGCCCCTGCGAATCTCGGTGAGGGCAGGCATCCGGCTGTTCCGCAGGCGGAACGCCTCGTCCTGCTCGGCGATGCTCTTGCGGCGACGGGGGACGAGACTGCAGCGCGCGACGTGTGGGCGGCGGCCCGAGCCGGCACACCGCTCGCGGTGGCCGCGCGGCCCGCTGAGCTCGCCGACCGCTGGATCGGCGTCGCCCACGTGCGCCTCGGCGAGCAGTCGGAGGCGGAAGCCGTCTGGTGCCGCCTCGAGGCGCGCGCAGCCGAACTCGAACACGCGAAGGACGAGGTCGACTACTTCGCGACGTCGCTTCCCGAGCTGCTCGTCTTCGACACCGACACCGCCGCCGCACGCGCCGCCCTCGCCGCCGCCCTGCGGGTCGCCGCCGCCGACGAGCGAGCGACCCAGCGCGCAGCCGAGAGGATGGATGCATGA
- a CDS encoding cellulase-like family protein has product MTDRYLGSGTIPDTSDGLTGPVPAHLPQRLAITLWDFSWYTRAGSAEPYEDLDAAVADAASLGYNAIRICAAPLLLFGGLGLDALAEDLEIEGLGAAPDGGFYGQRTRWYDAPGGYRIDLRERLLRLFDATRRHGLVVVLASWEYQQSPAFAASPGWFDAIDAVPLGERYRVLAGAWDRMIEFLSRHGHRERIALVELHNEVDFSILPALADGGAAQVEWLSAQHPDLLVTASYGKPPHLAMHRVPDGLGAAQFHVYSYGVLDALQKRIDIRSEGSADFPNPELRALLRTDAPGVAEYGRAAEWKYRATVVTDQMIYGYDWVDADAWDTWLLEEYGTYREVMRREIESRVIAIAEWARAQGVPALVGEGWVGYTPLRGTFEEGPVGRALAEHGIDTALARGVWGVVLCSNAAPHHPMWALRAWQRAQNARILAAD; this is encoded by the coding sequence ATGACCGACCGCTACCTCGGGTCGGGGACGATCCCGGACACCTCCGACGGACTGACGGGGCCCGTCCCCGCACACCTGCCGCAGCGACTCGCGATCACCCTGTGGGACTTCTCCTGGTACACCCGGGCAGGCTCGGCTGAGCCATACGAAGATCTCGACGCCGCCGTGGCGGATGCGGCCTCGCTCGGCTACAACGCGATCCGCATCTGCGCGGCACCCCTTCTGCTCTTCGGCGGACTCGGACTCGACGCGCTCGCCGAGGACCTCGAGATCGAAGGACTCGGCGCTGCCCCCGACGGCGGCTTCTACGGGCAGCGCACCCGTTGGTACGACGCCCCCGGCGGCTACCGGATCGACCTGCGCGAGCGGCTGCTGCGGTTGTTCGACGCGACGCGGCGGCATGGGCTCGTGGTGGTCCTCGCCAGCTGGGAGTACCAGCAGTCACCCGCCTTCGCCGCCTCGCCGGGGTGGTTCGACGCGATCGACGCGGTTCCGCTCGGCGAGCGGTACCGTGTGCTCGCTGGGGCATGGGACCGGATGATCGAGTTCCTGAGCCGGCATGGTCACCGGGAGCGCATCGCGCTGGTCGAGCTGCACAACGAGGTCGACTTCTCGATCCTCCCGGCGCTCGCCGACGGCGGGGCCGCACAGGTGGAGTGGCTGAGCGCGCAGCATCCGGATCTCCTCGTCACGGCCAGCTACGGCAAGCCGCCCCATCTCGCGATGCACCGCGTGCCGGACGGGCTCGGCGCCGCGCAGTTCCACGTCTACAGCTACGGAGTCCTGGACGCCCTGCAGAAGCGCATCGACATCCGCTCGGAGGGCAGCGCGGATTTCCCGAACCCAGAGCTGCGGGCGCTGCTGCGCACCGACGCCCCCGGCGTGGCAGAGTACGGTCGCGCCGCTGAATGGAAGTACCGGGCGACGGTCGTCACCGACCAGATGATCTACGGCTACGACTGGGTGGATGCGGACGCCTGGGACACCTGGCTCCTGGAGGAGTACGGGACCTACCGCGAAGTCATGCGGCGCGAGATCGAGTCACGCGTCATCGCGATCGCGGAGTGGGCGCGGGCGCAAGGCGTCCCGGCACTGGTCGGCGAAGGGTGGGTCGGCTACACGCCGCTGCGCGGCACCTTCGAAGAGGGCCCCGTCGGCAGGGCACTCGCAGAACACGGCATCGACACCGCCCTCGCGCGCGGCGTGTGGGGGGTCGTGCTGTGCTCCAACGCCGCTCCGCATCATCCGATGTGGGCGTTGCGCGCGTGGCAGCGCGCCCAGAACGCCCGTATCCTCGCCGCGGACTGA